Proteins found in one Exiguobacterium sp. 9-2 genomic segment:
- a CDS encoding tRNA threonylcarbamoyladenosine dehydratase translates to MLHQFSRNELAIGKTGLDALASKSVAILGIGGVGSFSAEALARSGVGRLILVDKDDIDITNVNRQIHALLPTVGQPKVDAMAERLTLINPDLEIVRLKMFYNEETFESFFEQQPDYVIDASDTVSFKIHLIQECKKRNIPIISSMGMANKMDPTRIKIVDIKDTSYDPLAKVIRTKLRKAGIHKGVPVVFSDEPPVKIIEEVRQVVGNDAAAIRKAKMPPSSNAFVPSVGGLIAASYVINEIVREAGVTIERVR, encoded by the coding sequence ATGTTACATCAATTTTCGCGTAATGAACTAGCAATCGGTAAAACTGGACTTGACGCATTGGCATCCAAGTCTGTCGCTATTCTGGGAATCGGCGGTGTTGGTTCGTTCTCAGCAGAAGCACTTGCCCGTAGTGGTGTAGGTCGTTTGATTCTCGTCGATAAGGATGATATCGATATTACAAACGTTAACCGACAAATTCATGCCTTGCTTCCGACGGTCGGTCAGCCGAAGGTCGATGCGATGGCAGAACGTCTTACGTTAATCAATCCAGACCTTGAAATCGTTCGTTTGAAGATGTTCTACAATGAAGAAACATTCGAGTCGTTCTTTGAACAGCAGCCGGATTATGTCATCGATGCATCGGACACGGTCTCGTTCAAAATTCACTTGATTCAAGAATGTAAGAAACGTAACATTCCGATCATTTCGAGCATGGGGATGGCAAACAAGATGGATCCGACACGCATTAAGATCGTTGACATCAAAGATACAAGTTATGATCCTCTGGCGAAAGTCATCCGGACGAAACTTCGGAAAGCCGGTATCCATAAAGGCGTTCCTGTTGTCTTTTCCGATGAACCGCCCGTTAAGATCATTGAAGAAGTCCGTCAAGTCGTCGGAAACGATGCCGCTGCGATTCGTAAAGCGAAGATGCCACCGAGTTCGAATGCATTTGTTCCATCTGTCGGTGGACTGATTGCAGCGAGCTACGTCATCAATGAGATTGTCCGTGAAGCTGGCGTGACGATCGAACGCGTTCGTTAA
- a CDS encoding replication-associated recombination protein A, which translates to MAHLFESQSPAGPLANRMRPQNLDEIVGQRHLIGETTLLRRAILADRLGTVIFYGPPGTGKTTLARVISSYTKSAFEQLNAVTAKLEQLREILKAAEARLQFEDQKTILFLDEIHRFNKMQQDALLPALEAGTITLIGATTENPSFEVNAALLSRATVFRFEPPTADDLRIVLDRTLKDTERGLGKYPITITEDAIDHYVKLSDGDYRALLNALELAVLTTPEIDGQITIDLAVAEESIQQKALKYDKDGDRHYDVISAFIKSIRGSDPDAALYWLAVMIEAGESPRFIVRRLYVHAAEDIGLSDPQALLMVDACARACEYVGFPEARIPLAETVLYLATAPKSNAVISAIDQALMLVRRSDGGPVPPHLRDAHHPGAAALGNGVTYQYPHDFEHAYVPQNYWPENLARTKPVFYRPSPRGFEKQLQARLDFWNKQTATHQKKRP; encoded by the coding sequence ATGGCACATTTATTTGAATCCCAGTCTCCTGCCGGACCGCTCGCAAATCGGATGCGTCCGCAGAATCTGGATGAAATCGTCGGACAACGCCATCTAATCGGAGAGACGACGCTTTTGCGGCGCGCCATCTTAGCCGATCGTCTCGGAACCGTCATTTTTTACGGTCCACCGGGCACCGGTAAGACGACCCTCGCACGTGTCATTTCCAGTTATACGAAATCAGCATTCGAGCAATTGAATGCGGTCACGGCAAAACTGGAACAATTACGTGAGATTTTAAAAGCAGCCGAAGCTCGTCTTCAGTTCGAGGATCAAAAAACGATCCTCTTTCTCGATGAGATCCATCGGTTCAATAAGATGCAGCAAGACGCCTTACTGCCGGCACTTGAGGCGGGTACGATCACGTTGATCGGTGCGACGACTGAAAACCCGAGTTTTGAGGTCAACGCCGCTCTCTTATCGCGGGCAACAGTCTTTCGTTTTGAACCCCCGACGGCAGATGATTTACGGATCGTCCTCGATCGGACCCTGAAGGACACGGAGCGTGGTCTTGGCAAATATCCGATCACCATCACGGAGGACGCGATCGATCATTACGTCAAGTTGTCAGATGGCGATTACAGGGCATTATTGAATGCGCTCGAACTTGCCGTCTTAACGACACCGGAAATCGATGGTCAAATCACGATCGACCTCGCTGTCGCTGAGGAATCGATTCAGCAAAAGGCATTGAAGTATGATAAGGACGGCGATCGTCATTATGATGTCATCTCCGCCTTCATCAAATCGATTCGTGGTTCCGATCCCGACGCCGCGCTCTACTGGCTCGCCGTCATGATTGAAGCCGGTGAAAGTCCACGTTTCATCGTCCGTCGTCTCTATGTCCATGCGGCAGAAGACATCGGTCTATCTGATCCGCAAGCGTTATTGATGGTCGATGCTTGCGCGCGCGCGTGCGAATACGTTGGTTTCCCAGAAGCACGGATCCCGCTTGCTGAAACGGTCCTATATCTCGCGACAGCACCGAAATCGAATGCCGTCATCTCAGCCATTGACCAAGCATTGATGCTCGTCCGTCGTTCAGATGGTGGACCTGTTCCCCCACACTTGCGCGATGCCCATCATCCGGGTGCAGCGGCACTTGGGAATGGCGTTACCTACCAATATCCGCACGACTTCGAACATGCCTATGTGCCACAGAATTATTGGCCAGAAAACCTTGCCCGGACCAAACCCGTCTTTTATCGTCCAAGCCCACGCGGTTTTGAAAAACAACTGCAGGCTCGACTCGATTTTTGGAACAAACAAACAGCCACACATCAGAAAAAGCGACCATAA